A single window of Methanobacteriaceae archaeon DNA harbors:
- a CDS encoding mechanosensitive ion channel family protein, whose translation MVVDTDPFYINLIKIAVILLSSFILIKWSMYIVKRTGNRLNMEATLIQVLNEIIKYSIIAVTITVVLKEIGWDVSAIVLSLGIVGVAVGFAARDTISNFIAGMFILADKSFKVGDILEMSGQRGKVVKLGLRVTTIKTVDNKIITIPNSTFSKNVYVNHTSLETRRVGLDINIPYENKLEETVNSLVKAASECSWALSEPKPNVLIKEMTDMGIRASLNVWVSDPWKVATYRSQLALKVKDLLVGKDVGENG comes from the coding sequence ATGGTGGTTGACACTGACCCATTCTATATTAATCTTATCAAGATTGCAGTGATTTTATTATCCTCATTTATCCTTATCAAATGGTCCATGTACATTGTTAAAAGAACTGGTAACAGACTGAATATGGAAGCCACTTTGATTCAGGTTTTAAACGAAATAATAAAGTATTCCATAATTGCAGTGACCATTACTGTTGTTTTAAAAGAAATTGGATGGGATGTAAGTGCCATAGTGCTCAGCTTAGGTATTGTAGGTGTGGCTGTTGGTTTTGCTGCAAGAGATACCATATCCAATTTCATTGCAGGAATGTTTATACTGGCTGATAAAAGTTTCAAGGTAGGTGATATTCTTGAAATGTCTGGACAAAGGGGTAAAGTGGTTAAACTTGGTTTAAGAGTTACCACTATCAAAACAGTGGATAATAAAATCATCACTATCCCCAACTCCACGTTCTCCAAAAATGTTTATGTGAATCACACCTCTTTAGAAACCCGGAGGGTGGGATTGGATATTAACATACCCTATGAAAATAAACTGGAAGAAACTGTTAACTCACTGGTAAAGGCAGCATCAGAATGTTCATGGGCACTTAGTGAACCAAAGCCTAATGTTCTTATAAAAGAAATGACAGATATGGGTATTAGGGCATCTTTGAATGTTTGGGTCAGTGACCCCTGGAAAGTTGCCACTTACAGAAGTCAATTGGCCCTGAAGGTTAAGGATCTTTTGGTTGGGAAAGATGTGGGAGAAAATGGCTAG
- the rnz gene encoding ribonuclease Z, with protein sequence MELIFLGTSSALPTPNRNHSSIALKAFGEIMLFDCGEGTQRQMARIKLSPMKVNNIFITHLHGDHFLGLPGMIQSMAFRGRKEPLHIYGPKGINETVHNIKNLGFYSLSFQINAHEVEEGVVAETDEYLIKCCPTHHSIVNLAYSVEEKRSPKFLKEKAIKLGLEPGPDFGKLQRGISVEVDGRLIEPEEVLGPERRGRKIVYSGDTRPCLEMVDFAKHANVLIHESTFESSQEVKARETGHSTTTQAAEIAKKAEVSLLILSHISTRYRDSNLLKEEANQIFDQVMVAEDFKVIEVERNGG encoded by the coding sequence ATGGAGTTAATATTTTTAGGCACCTCCTCTGCACTCCCCACCCCCAACAGAAACCATTCTTCTATTGCTCTAAAGGCTTTTGGGGAGATTATGCTCTTTGATTGTGGAGAAGGAACCCAGCGCCAAATGGCTCGAATTAAATTGAGCCCCATGAAAGTTAATAATATTTTCATCACCCACCTGCACGGTGACCACTTTCTAGGACTTCCTGGAATGATCCAATCAATGGCATTCCGCGGAAGGAAGGAACCTTTACATATTTACGGGCCAAAAGGAATCAATGAAACTGTCCATAATATTAAAAATTTAGGTTTCTATTCCCTATCCTTCCAAATAAATGCCCATGAAGTAGAAGAAGGCGTGGTTGCAGAAACAGATGAATACTTGATAAAGTGCTGTCCCACTCACCACTCCATAGTTAACCTTGCTTATTCAGTAGAAGAAAAAAGATCTCCCAAGTTCTTAAAGGAAAAAGCTATAAAATTAGGACTGGAACCCGGACCTGATTTTGGCAAACTGCAGAGAGGTATTTCTGTAGAAGTTGACGGGAGGCTAATTGAACCAGAAGAAGTTCTTGGTCCAGAGCGAAGGGGCCGTAAAATAGTTTACTCCGGAGATACCAGGCCTTGTTTGGAAATGGTTGATTTCGCTAAACATGCCAATGTTCTTATCCATGAATCAACATTTGAATCGTCACAAGAAGTTAAAGCCCGTGAAACAGGACATTCCACCACTACTCAAGCTGCTGAAATTGCCAAAAAGGCAGAAGTTTCTCTATTAATCCTTTCTCATATAAGCACTCGTTACAGAGATAGTAACCTCCTAAAAGAAGAAGCTAATCAGATTTTTGACCAGGTGATGGTTGCTGAAGATTTTAAAGTAATAGAGGTGGAAAGAAATGGTGGTTGA
- the nadC gene encoding carboxylating nicotinate-nucleotide diphosphorylase, giving the protein MRQNLADLVYDDIGFEDITTNALIPPGLHANGHIIAKEEGIIAGVQMAFSIFNEFSVETEIKVNDGDKIKPGQIIMEVSGDPRSILSTERTVLNLMMRMSGIATLTSQLIKKVRSVNPHVLVAGTRKTTPGLQFFEKNAIRCGGGDTHRYRLDDCILIKDNHLALVGGVAEAVSRARNYASFTKKIEIEVETLDDALLAANAGVDIIMLDNMTPKEVEKVLMVLSRENLRENVIVELSGGITSENIMEYAKTGVDVISTGYITHSARSLDLSLELVKLN; this is encoded by the coding sequence ATGAGGCAAAATTTAGCTGACCTGGTGTATGATGATATTGGCTTTGAGGATATAACCACTAATGCATTAATACCTCCTGGATTACATGCAAATGGCCATATTATAGCTAAAGAAGAAGGAATAATTGCCGGAGTACAGATGGCATTCTCTATTTTTAATGAATTTTCCGTTGAAACTGAAATCAAAGTTAATGATGGGGATAAAATAAAACCTGGTCAAATAATTATGGAAGTCTCAGGTGATCCGCGCAGTATCCTGAGTACAGAAAGGACAGTTCTTAACCTCATGATGAGAATGAGTGGCATTGCCACTTTAACTTCCCAATTGATCAAAAAAGTACGCAGTGTAAATCCCCATGTTTTAGTTGCTGGAACTCGTAAAACAACACCGGGGCTCCAGTTTTTTGAGAAAAATGCCATCCGATGTGGTGGTGGTGATACACACAGATACAGGTTAGATGATTGTATCTTAATCAAAGATAATCATCTTGCACTGGTGGGTGGGGTGGCTGAAGCTGTATCCCGCGCCCGAAATTATGCTAGTTTCACCAAGAAAATCGAAATTGAAGTAGAAACCCTGGATGATGCATTACTAGCTGCAAATGCGGGTGTAGATATTATAATGTTAGATAATATGACTCCGAAAGAGGTTGAAAAAGTTTTAATGGTTCTTTCAAGGGAAAACCTTCGTGAAAATGTAATTGTTGAATTATCTGGTGGCATTACTTCAGAAAATATAATGGAGTATGCTAAGACAGGAGTCGATGTCATTTCCACAGGATACATAACCCATTCTGCCAGATCATTGGACTTGAGTTTGGAATTAGTAAAACTCAATTAG
- a CDS encoding ZPR1 zinc finger domain-containing protein: MSKMFADCPICGKTQCMEVTTKTEKIPYFGEIMESTMLCTECGYKHADTICIDQKDPVKYTLTIGKETLNARVVKSQSTTITIPEIGLKVEPGPQSQGYVSNVEGVLERFEKAVKTALSWAENDHVKKNAVDILEYIEEVKNGKKKVTLILEDPFGHSLILHENAQKSELKDEEIKKLKTGFTTFESGDLK; this comes from the coding sequence TTGAGTAAAATGTTTGCTGACTGCCCTATCTGTGGTAAAACACAGTGTATGGAAGTCACCACCAAAACCGAAAAGATCCCATATTTTGGAGAGATTATGGAATCAACCATGCTATGTACCGAATGTGGTTATAAACATGCTGACACCATTTGTATTGACCAGAAAGACCCAGTCAAGTATACGTTGACAATTGGCAAAGAGACTTTAAACGCAAGGGTAGTTAAATCTCAATCAACCACTATCACCATACCTGAAATCGGGCTTAAAGTGGAACCCGGACCTCAATCACAGGGATATGTTTCTAATGTTGAAGGTGTACTCGAGCGTTTTGAAAAAGCAGTGAAAACTGCACTTTCATGGGCAGAAAATGACCATGTGAAAAAGAATGCCGTGGATATACTGGAATATATTGAAGAAGTGAAAAATGGTAAAAAAAAGGTTACACTCATCCTAGAGGATCCCTTTGGACATAGTCTGATTTTACATGAAAATGCTCAAAAGAGCGAATTGAAAGATGAAGAAATTAAAAAATTGAAAACAGGTTTTACCACCTTTGAAAGTGGAGATTTAAAATAA
- a CDS encoding AAA family ATPase, protein MRKPYVILIGSASGIGKSTIASELAKELGIKHLIETDFIREIVRGIIGPDYAPALHKSSFDAYTTLKDKQRFDGNNASLISAGFEEHASFVIPAIEKVIKRAVDDYDDLVIEGVHLVPGFLDIEKFKEDASIHFFVLTADEEVHKERFVKRAMKIKRGGKHLEYFKENRIINNYLVKQALEHRIPVINNLGIADTKKRMLTLIKEICKEMIFRHSVDQLELEIDIILNKYGGRIMDVSYFLPGFGEPLKRKVNVYDPDEAKRFVKLLQENPKRKKDLEGLYELSGNVHRHKVCAPDEESLQDMIKELKEKGLLYKYHENDDVK, encoded by the coding sequence TTGAGAAAACCTTATGTAATCCTCATTGGAAGTGCTTCTGGGATAGGGAAGTCAACCATAGCTTCTGAGTTAGCTAAAGAGCTGGGTATTAAGCATCTTATTGAAACTGACTTTATTCGTGAAATTGTTAGGGGAATCATAGGACCAGACTATGCTCCCGCCCTACATAAGTCTTCATTTGATGCTTACACTACTCTGAAAGATAAGCAACGTTTTGATGGCAACAACGCCAGTTTGATAAGTGCTGGTTTTGAGGAACATGCTTCATTTGTAATTCCAGCCATTGAAAAGGTTATTAAACGGGCAGTGGATGACTACGATGATCTGGTAATCGAAGGAGTGCATCTTGTTCCAGGATTTTTAGATATTGAAAAATTCAAGGAAGATGCTTCCATCCACTTTTTCGTTCTTACTGCTGATGAAGAAGTACACAAAGAGCGCTTTGTGAAAAGAGCCATGAAGATCAAACGGGGAGGTAAACATCTTGAATATTTCAAGGAAAATAGAATAATTAACAATTATCTGGTTAAACAAGCACTGGAACATCGCATCCCTGTTATCAACAATTTGGGCATAGCCGATACCAAAAAGCGTATGCTCACCCTGATTAAGGAGATCTGTAAAGAGATGATCTTCCGCCATTCAGTGGATCAGTTGGAACTGGAAATTGACATCATACTGAACAAATATGGTGGTCGCATAATGGATGTTTCCTATTTCCTTCCCGGTTTTGGTGAGCCTCTGAAGAGAAAGGTAAATGTATATGATCCTGACGAAGCAAAAAGATTTGTAAAACTACTTCAGGAGAACCCTAAACGTAAAAAAGACTTGGAAGGCCTTTATGAACTTTCTGGAAATGTTCACCGACACAAGGTATGCGCACCTGATGAGGAAAGTCTTCAAGATATGATTAAAGAGCTGAAAGAAAAAGGGTTATTATATAAATATCATGAAAATGACGATGTGAAATAA
- a CDS encoding roadblock/LC7 domain-containing protein: MIERILKDLGRINGVSGSLVVGKDGLIIESEVPTDIDSELVAAMASAVFGTAERSAEEMKHEPLQQVMIEGSKGKTLMIDAGEGILVVIAEIDINLGLIRIEMRRSAERVVEFLG, encoded by the coding sequence ATGATAGAAAGAATACTTAAAGATTTAGGCCGAATAAATGGGGTAAGCGGATCTCTGGTTGTAGGAAAAGATGGTTTGATCATCGAAAGCGAAGTTCCAACTGACATAGACTCTGAACTGGTAGCTGCAATGGCTTCTGCTGTATTTGGTACTGCCGAGCGTTCTGCTGAGGAAATGAAGCACGAACCACTTCAACAAGTCATGATCGAGGGTAGTAAAGGTAAAACCCTCATGATTGATGCAGGTGAAGGTATACTGGTAGTTATTGCAGAAATCGACATCAATCTTGGTCTCATCAGGATTGAAATGCGTCGCAGTGCTGAAAGAGTAGTGGAGTTCCTAGGTTAA
- a CDS encoding DUF1611 domain-containing protein, with protein sequence MYFVSSVQDLQELNPFIIIGCGGGGEKFANFNGIESVGFIDDNKTKQGQEFCNHIISSDLRELVRVTGARSVAIMLPIGAEGSALKYAVQAIDMGLNVVCSFRSLPLHRNQSLQAFAKSKGVHLKEISPRLDVVKSIFGTAPSTCTEVLPKLDYKPKTPVVFVGGTSQECGKRTTTRILGQTAQEKGLNPVVISTDEMGLEQPADLNFRAGSLSVMDVASAVMGSIRYLEEEKNPDIIFVEGQSSLTERGNPHPRGLSAAILVGSQPDATIVCHRFNHPYRHPVGIKQEIKAIEAMEPTKVVGISLNLRNFTKDKAKADLFSEYTKKYGLPVVDIFQGGASILLDAITEYIGIGDVAK encoded by the coding sequence TTGTATTTTGTATCTTCTGTTCAAGATTTACAAGAACTTAACCCATTTATTATCATCGGTTGTGGTGGAGGTGGGGAAAAATTTGCCAATTTTAACGGAATCGAGTCTGTTGGTTTTATAGATGATAATAAGACGAAACAGGGTCAGGAATTTTGTAACCATATTATTTCATCAGATCTAAGAGAGTTGGTTAGGGTTACTGGTGCTCGTAGTGTGGCCATAATGTTACCCATTGGTGCAGAGGGATCTGCACTGAAATATGCTGTTCAGGCCATTGATATGGGTTTGAATGTGGTTTGTTCTTTCAGATCTCTCCCTTTGCATCGGAACCAATCTTTACAGGCATTTGCAAAGTCCAAGGGTGTCCATTTAAAGGAGATAAGCCCACGTCTTGATGTGGTAAAGTCAATATTTGGCACAGCACCATCAACATGTACTGAAGTTCTCCCTAAACTTGATTACAAACCTAAAACTCCAGTTGTCTTCGTGGGAGGAACTTCCCAAGAGTGTGGAAAGAGGACTACTACTCGTATACTGGGACAAACTGCGCAGGAAAAAGGTTTGAATCCTGTTGTTATTTCCACAGATGAAATGGGATTAGAACAGCCAGCTGACCTCAATTTCAGAGCTGGTAGTTTATCGGTTATGGATGTTGCTTCAGCAGTGATGGGAAGCATACGCTATCTGGAGGAAGAGAAAAATCCAGACATTATATTTGTGGAAGGACAGTCCAGTCTCACAGAAAGGGGAAACCCTCATCCTAGAGGTTTGTCAGCAGCCATTTTGGTAGGATCTCAACCAGATGCAACCATTGTCTGCCATAGATTCAACCACCCCTACCGTCACCCTGTTGGCATCAAACAGGAGATAAAAGCGATTGAAGCCATGGAACCCACAAAAGTAGTGGGGATTTCTCTAAACTTAAGAAATTTCACCAAGGATAAGGCAAAGGCAGATCTTTTTTCAGAATACACCAAAAAATATGGTCTTCCAGTAGTGGATATTTTCCAGGGTGGGGCGTCAATATTATTAGATGCAATAACTGAATATATAGGTATAGGGGACGTTGCAAAATGA
- the sepF gene encoding cell division protein SepF, with product MKDVMDYLKKNLGLEEDEGKEDQETIIVPEHSFYEIILMKIHNLDEFDYALSQVLEEKNPIIMDISILEKDSPDDFKLAGEKLKAFRDNNGGEAILLCKNGRNIIIVTPAEIKLIRK from the coding sequence ATGAAGGACGTGATGGATTATCTAAAGAAAAATCTTGGCTTGGAAGAAGATGAAGGAAAAGAAGATCAGGAAACAATAATTGTTCCGGAACACTCTTTCTATGAGATAATATTAATGAAGATTCATAATCTTGATGAATTTGACTATGCCCTCTCCCAAGTCTTGGAAGAAAAAAATCCAATTATAATGGATATCAGCATCTTGGAAAAAGATTCTCCAGATGATTTTAAATTAGCAGGTGAAAAATTAAAGGCATTTCGGGATAATAATGGTGGAGAAGCTATTTTGCTTTGTAAAAATGGTCGCAATATTATAATTGTTACTCCTGCAGAAATAAAGTTGATTCGAAAGTAA